A genomic segment from Spinacia oleracea cultivar Varoflay chromosome 3, BTI_SOV_V1, whole genome shotgun sequence encodes:
- the LOC110789716 gene encoding zinc finger CCCH domain-containing protein 44 isoform X3, translating into MAETRLTRITVQALPSVDKPVLSPASITVDRSHDIVQLPDSQLPEVPMEEVVVVKKRRGRPPRNIGGAAAGGAPPIPVAKKSKKEDEDVCFICFDGGNLVLCDYRDCPKAYHPACVKRDESFFRRSIRWNCGWHLCNFCQKNALFMCYTCPYSLCKRCVKQADVLCIRRNKGFCRTCMTTIKLVENIPQETKEQVQVDFDDTTSWEYLFKVYWIYLKEKEALTLDELTRATNPWKVSGLENNNFQQKRAETCPSNVSELSSSNVQLETNNLKRRKTRRQQQLLNLNSQNVDNSDGNKVTGLHAAADWASKELLDFVAHMKNGETSVLSQFDVQALLLDYIRKNNLRDPRQKCQIICDRRLEDLFGKERVGHFEMLKLLEYHFKEESRTNGVIRGAAVDPLASQLENEGISDDFQIPSRETRRQSRKKAEEKGRQIKLDSYAAIDVHNINLIYLKRSLLENLMVDAENFHDKVVGSVVRIRISSNDQKQDMHRLVRIIGTSKETEPYKIGVKTESFMLKILNLNKIEDVAIGAISDQEFSEDECRRLRQSIKLGLVERMTVGEIQEKAVSLQTMRVNDWLETEIRRLNHLRDRASEMGHRKELRECVEKIELLKAPEERLRRIQEIPDVHADPRMDPSYGSDDDSGESDIKKQDGSMTPKYSNSNARVELISPVRSGDMLKDDRTIKPIKISFANGERRRKNSAKFHVGKVESTTRPLEPSHNSEKVDAASKIPEEDFNSRADFVVVSGDRGVTKPGFVSDSVTTALSSRMLLVSDMNELEKIWHYRDPSGKVQGPFCMLQLRKWCSKDFFPTDLRVWKINESLDRSILLTDALKKQQSNEPETEPDVEQLSCSQSYCGVESDDRKVNPLEEFSSNSDAPFVAYNPNEEGSNKNLTDVNASSDAYENQGGIDQPSGFDIKARLIESLFDTEEPSSTATPTGSSETMQVPLTFESSHPSTSTSKSGNPDLECQVVVKSQPSSPNAGQPDSEICWGTSNGFGTSDLPCVTQKSNPPDLNGLNLEIHVASDVSRDFDATCGTGGYEQDSGTDAVSGGICLSMLPIAAVKVEKNDGLKPQTIENRQSISSNVPGRDKEAIWSSTISAETDLSLLANNHLNTESMKAHAIENNKHYNNTSSVPELVSGTSWNPISGGIVFSDPPKLESNTTSTTWTSSSISGGMRFPDLPTTSLKLGNKSSEITNIRGQDSCINWSTSSSLVGEEVHLPDDVANEWGPYSTVVHAKPDAIATPASQSCQLLNLHCDISSWQPIELSTLGDESVSDLLSEVEAMESLRGMSSPTSRMNCGPDSIDSVDDDCFSPLGGLSPNLDPGKNNNMGFHIQQPSINHHHQQPHHGAFTVMRDLERTSSCILSTTTTTTTTGSVQVEAADKQTIALMPFLDFVSKGPVSAVLLPPVGAAVSSSHSPPPPPPEASLPLPLFPPPSLSSLPQVSLPSPSPPPASLPLPPPPPSLQLPLPPPPPPPPPPPASLPSPPPPPPPSLPSPPQSLPPPPASLPSPPPPPPPSLPSPPQSLPPPPPSLPSPPPPPPEEKPPSPPQKRPSALSLNSPSSPREEGEVDPASLSVHHPKPRHHRQPSPKTPTIKVAPSADTRKQGSENTRTNWEPPGHPGGKLSGNTGSILGTPNMHWHISGPGIPAVNTHWSTSVVSQGTRGSSQTSPRYNNHSGGGGRHSGSKDRSNNHQHGGVDSGVSKSSRPNSWSRQSSFGGGGGGGGGPSRPLPPPPRGGPRVCKFYESGYCKKGASCKYLHP; encoded by the exons GTTGGCATTTATGTAACTTCTGTCAAAAGAATGCTCTCTTTATGTGCTACACGTGCCCTTACTCTTTATGCAAGCGGTGCGTCAAACAGGCAGATGTTTTGTGCATCAGAAGGAACAAAGGATTCTGTAGAACGTGCATGACAACTATTAAGTTAGTCGAAAATATTCCACAAGAGACAAAGGAGCAG GTTCAAGTAGATTTTGATGATACTACTAGCTGGGAATACCTCTTTAAGGTATATTGGATATAtttgaaagaaaaagaagctcTAACTTTAGATGAGCTGACTCGGGCTACTAATCCCTGGAAAGTTTCTGGACTTGAAAACAATAACTTTCAGCAGAAAAGAGCCGAGACATGTCCTAGTAATGTTTCTGAGCTAAGCAGTAGCAATGTACAATTGGAAACAAATAAtttaaaaagaagaaaaaccAGAAGACAGCAGCAGTTATTGAATCTGAATTCACAAAATGTTGACAACTCAGATGGGAACAAGGTAACAGGTTTGCATGCAGCAGCTGATTGGGCATCTAAAGAACTTTTGGATTTTGTTGCACATATGAAAAATGGTGAAACATCAGTCCTGTCTCAGTTTGATGTTCAGGCTCTTCTACTTGATTATATAAGGAAAAACAATCTCCGCGATCCTCGTCAGAAATGTCAAATTATCTGTGATAGAAGATTGGAGGATTTGTTTGGTAAAGAACGAGTTGGTCATTTCGAAATGCTTAAGCTGCTTGAATATCACTTCAAAGAAGAATCTCGTACCAATGGTGTTATTAGGGGTGCAGCTGTTGACCCTCTTGCTTCACAGCTGGAGAATGAGGGGATAAGTGATGATTTTCAGATTCCAAGTAGAGAAACTAGGCGGCAAAGCCGTAAAAAGGCTGAAGAAAAAGGCCGGCAAATCAAACTGGATAGTTATGCAGCAATTGACGTTCACAACATCAATTTAATTTATCTGAAGCGGAGTTTGTTGGAAAATCTCATGGTAGATGCAGAAAATTTTCATGATAAGGTTGTTGGTTCAGTTGTTCGAATTAGAATATCCAGCAATGATCAAAAGCAAGATATGCATCGGTTGGTCCGAATTATAG GTACTAGCAAAGAAACTGAACCATATAAAATTGGTGTTAAGACAGAGAGCTTCAtgcttaaaatattaaatctaaACAAGATAGAAGATGTGGCCATTGGTGCAATTTCAGACCAAGAGTTCTCTGAG GATGAATGCAGGCGTTTACGCCAAAGTATTAAGTTGGGGCTTGTTGAGAGGATGACTGTG GGGGAAATTCAGGAAAAAGCAGTTTCACTACAGACAATGAGGGTAAATGAT TGGCTTGAAACGGAGATAAGGAGGCTTAATCATCTTAGGGATCGAGCTAGTGAGATGGGGCACCGCAAGGA GCTTAGAGAATGTGTGGAGAAAATCGAGCTGCTGAAGGCACCCGAAGAACGTCTACGCAGGATTCAAGAAATTCCAGACGTCCATGCTGATCCAAGAATGGATCCTAGTTATGGGTCTGATGATGATTCTGGTGAGTCAGACATTAAGAAGCAAG ATGGGTCTATGACACcaaaatactccaattccaatgcAAGAGTGGAGTTGATTTCTCCTGTAAGATCAGGGGATATGTTGAAGGATGACAGGACGATCAAGCCGATAAAAATCTCTTTCGCTAATGGGGAGCGCAGGAGGAAAAACTCTGCTAAATTTCATGTCGGGAAAGTTGAAAGTACCACAAGACCCCTCGAGCCCTCTCACAATTCCGAAAAAGTTGATGCTGCATCTAAGATCCCGGAAGAAGATTTCAATAGTCGAGCAGATTTCGTTGTTGTTTCTGGTGATCGTGGTGTAACGAAACCTGGATTTGTTTCTGATTCAGTAACAACGGCTCTTTCCTCGCGGATGCTCCTCGTTTCTGATATGAATGAACTCGAGAAGATTTGGCATTATCGGGATCCTTCAGGAAAAGTTCAAGGACCATTCTGCATGTTGCAGCTGCGCAAGTGGTGTTCAAAGGATTTTTTCCCTACCGATTTAAGAGTGTGGAAGATTAACGAAAGTCTAGATCGGTCCATCCTTTTGACTGACGCGTTAAAAAAGCAGCAATCTAATGAGCCTGAGACTGAGCCCGATGTGGAGCAGCTTTCATGCTCTCAGTCTTATTGTGGGGTCGAATCTGATGATAGAAAAGTTAACCCTCTTGAAGAGTTTAGCAGTAACTCTGATGCACCTTTCGTGGCCTATAATCCAAACGAAGAAGGAAGCAACAAAAACTTGACTGACGTAAATGCTTCTTCAGACGCTTATGAAAATCAAGGTGGCATAGATCAACCTTCTGGGTTTGATATAAAAGCACGACTAATCGAGAGTTTGTTTGACACTGAAGAACCCAGTTCAACTGCTACTCCTACTGGTTCTTCTGAAACAATGCAAGTTCCTCTGACTTTTGAGTCCTCTCATCCTTCCACTTCAACATCAAAATCTGGTAATCCCGACTTGGAATGTCAGGTGGTAGTGAAAAGTCAACCTTCTAGTCCGAATGCTGGTCAACCAGATTCTGAAATTTGTTGGGGCACTTCTAATGGATTTGGGACTTCTGATCTTCCATGTGTAACACAAAAATCCAATCCACCGGACTTGAATGGCCTTAATTTGGAGATTCATGTCGCTTCAGATGTTTCTAGAGACTTTGATGCTACTTGTGGAACAG GTGGCTATGAGCAGGATTCAGGTACAGATGCAGTTTCTGGCGGAATTTGTCTCTCTATGCTGCCAATTGCTGCTGTAAAAGTGGAGAAAAATGACGGCCTAAAACCGCAAACTATAGAAAATAGGCAATCCATCTCGTCAAATGTTCCTGGTCGAGATAAAGAAGCAATCTGGAGCAGTACTATTTCTGCTGAAACCGACCTCTCTTTACTGGCAAACAATCATTTAAACACAGAGTCCATGAAAGCACATGCTAttgaaaacaacaaacattatAATAACACTTCTAGTGTTCCTGAGCTAGTTTCTGGTACCAGTTGGAATCCGATTTCTGGTGGTATTGTGTTTTCTGATCCCCCAAAGTTAGAGAGCAACACTACTTCTACTACCTGGACTTCTTCTTCTATATCAGGTGGAATGAGATTTCCTGATCTTCCAACTACCTCACTGAAACTGGGAAATAAAAGTTCTGAAATCACGAATATCCGTGGACAAGATTCGTGTATTAATTGGAGCACTTCTTCTAGCCTAGTAGGCGAGGAAGTTCATCTACCCGATGATGTTGCGAATGAGTGGGGCCCATATTCCACAGTAGTACATGCTAAACCTGATGCTATTGCTACACCAGCATCTCAAAGTTGTCAGTTGCTTAATCTACATTGTGATATTTCAAGTTGGCAGCCGATCGAGCTTAGCACGTTAGGCGATGAATCGGTTTCTGATCTGTTGTCGGAGGTTGAGGCGATGGAGTCTTTAAGAGGTATGTCGTCCCCAACTTCTAGGATGAACTGTGGACCTGACTCGATTGACTCAGTAGATGATGATTGTTTTAGTCCTCTTGGTGGGTTGAGCCCGAATCTCGATCCgggaaagaataataatatGGGATTCCATATTCAGCAGCCTAGTATCaaccatcatcatcaacaaccacaTCATGGGGCTTTTACGGTTATGCGTGATCTCGAGAGAACATCGTCATGTATTCTAtctacaaccaccaccaccaccaccaccggaaGCGTTCAAGTAGAAGCCGCCGATAAGCAAActattgctttgatgcctttcCTGGATTTTGTTTCTAAAGGTCCCGTGTCTGCAGTGCTGCTACCACCAGTAGGAGCAGCAGTGTCCTCGTCGcattcaccaccaccaccaccaccagaaGCATCCTTACCACTACCGCTATTTCCACCACCATCACTATCATCCTTGCCACAAGTATCCTTACCATCACCTTCACCACCACCAGCATCCTTACCgctgccaccaccaccaccatccttACAGTTGCCtctaccaccaccaccgccaccgccaccaccacctccagcaTCCttaccatcaccaccaccaccgccaccaccatCCTTACCATCGCCACCACAATCCTTACCACCACCTCCAGCATCCttaccatcaccaccaccaccaccaccaccatccttACCATCACCACCACAATCCTTACCACCGCCACCACCATCCTTACcatcgccaccaccaccaccaccagaaGAAAAACCACCTTCACCACCTCAAAAACGACCTTCCGCCTTGAGCCTCAACAGCCCATCAAGCCCACGTGAGGAGGGAGAGGTAGACCCTGCTTCTCTTTCAGTTCACCATCCAAAACCACGTCATCATCGCCAACCTTCTCCAAAGACTCCTACCATAAAAGTAGCACCATCTGCAGACACTCGGAAACAGGGTTCCGAAAACACCAGAACAAATTGGGAACCACCCGGGCATCCGGGTGGTAAACTTTCCGGAAATACAGGTTCCATTTTAGGAACACCGAACATGCACTGGCATATTTCCGGGCCCGGAATACCTGCCGTGAACACACATTGGAGCACTTCAGTGGTTAGCCAGGGAACCAGAGGTTCGAGTCAGACTTCACCAAGATATAATAATcatagtggtggtggtgggagaCACTCTGGTTCAAAGGACAGGAGTAATAACCATCAACATGGTGGTGTAGATTCAGGGGTTAGTAAGAGTAGTAGGCCTAATTCATGGAGCAGACAGTCTTCttttggtggtggtggagggggaGGAGGAGGGCCGTCAAGGCCGCTGCCGCCGCCACCTCGAGGAGGGCCACGTGTTTGTAAATTTTATGAGAGTGGGTATTGTAAGAAGGGTGCATCCTGTAAGTATTTGCACCCTTAG
- the LOC110789716 gene encoding zinc finger CCCH domain-containing protein 44 isoform X2 has product MAETRLTRITVQALPSVDKPVLSPASITVDRSHDIVQLPDSQLPEVPMEEVVVVKKRRGRPPRNIGGAAAGGAPPIPVAKKSKKEDEDVCFICFDGGNLVLCDYRDCPKAYHPACVKRDESFFRRSIRWNCGWHLCNFCQKNALFMCYTCPYSLCKRCVKQADVLCIRRNKGFCRTCMTTIKLVENIPQETKEQVQVDFDDTTSWEYLFKVYWIYLKEKEALTLDELTRATNPWKVSGLENNNFQQKRAETCPSNVSELSSSNVQLETNNLKRRKTRRQQQLLNLNSQNVDNSDGNKVTGLHAAADWASKELLDFVAHMKNGETSVLSQFDVQALLLDYIRKNNLRDPRQKCQIICDRRLEDLFGKERVGHFEMLKLLEYHFKEESRTNGVIRGAAVDPLASQLENEGISDDFQIPSRETRRQSRKKAEEKGRQIKLDSYAAIDVHNINLIYLKRSLLENLMVDAENFHDKVVGSVVRIRISSNDQKQDMHRLVRIIGTSKETEPYKIGVKTESFMLKILNLNKIEDVAIGAISDQEFSEDECRRLRQSIKLGLVERMTVGEIQEKAVSLQTMRVNDWLETEIRRLNHLRDRASEMGHRKELRECVEKIELLKAPEERLRRIQEIPDVHADPRMDPSYGSDDDSDGSMTPKYSNSNARVELISPVRSGDMLKDDRTIKPIKISFANGERRRKNSAKFHVGKVESTTRPLEPSHNSEKVDAASKIPEEDFNSRADFVVVSGDRGVTKPGFVSDSVTTALSSRMLLVSDMNELEKIWHYRDPSGKVQGPFCMLQLRKWCSKDFFPTDLRVWKINESLDRSILLTDALKKQQSNEPETEPDVEQLSCSQSYCGVESDDRKVNPLEEFSSNSDAPFVAYNPNEEGSNKNLTDVNASSDAYENQGGIDQPSGFDIKARLIESLFDTEEPSSTATPTGSSETMQVPLTFESSHPSTSTSKSGNPDLECQVVVKSQPSSPNAGQPDSEICWGTSNGFGTSDLPCVTQKSNPPDLNGLNLEIHVASDVSRDFDATCGTGSSPTKSSHLPNLTPKAENKDVNDHHDTINKNLVVSGGYEQDSGTDAVSGGICLSMLPIAAVKVEKNDGLKPQTIENRQSISSNVPGRDKEAIWSSTISAETDLSLLANNHLNTESMKAHAIENNKHYNNTSSVPELVSGTSWNPISGGIVFSDPPKLESNTTSTTWTSSSISGGMRFPDLPTTSLKLGNKSSEITNIRGQDSCINWSTSSSLVGEEVHLPDDVANEWGPYSTVVHAKPDAIATPASQSCQLLNLHCDISSWQPIELSTLGDESVSDLLSEVEAMESLRGMSSPTSRMNCGPDSIDSVDDDCFSPLGGLSPNLDPGKNNNMGFHIQQPSINHHHQQPHHGAFTVMRDLERTSSCILSTTTTTTTTGSVQVEAADKQTIALMPFLDFVSKGPVSAVLLPPVGAAVSSSHSPPPPPPEASLPLPLFPPPSLSSLPQVSLPSPSPPPASLPLPPPPPSLQLPLPPPPPPPPPPPASLPSPPPPPPPSLPSPPQSLPPPPASLPSPPPPPPPSLPSPPQSLPPPPPSLPSPPPPPPEEKPPSPPQKRPSALSLNSPSSPREEGEVDPASLSVHHPKPRHHRQPSPKTPTIKVAPSADTRKQGSENTRTNWEPPGHPGGKLSGNTGSILGTPNMHWHISGPGIPAVNTHWSTSVVSQGTRGSSQTSPRYNNHSGGGGRHSGSKDRSNNHQHGGVDSGVSKSSRPNSWSRQSSFGGGGGGGGGPSRPLPPPPRGGPRVCKFYESGYCKKGASCKYLHP; this is encoded by the exons GTTGGCATTTATGTAACTTCTGTCAAAAGAATGCTCTCTTTATGTGCTACACGTGCCCTTACTCTTTATGCAAGCGGTGCGTCAAACAGGCAGATGTTTTGTGCATCAGAAGGAACAAAGGATTCTGTAGAACGTGCATGACAACTATTAAGTTAGTCGAAAATATTCCACAAGAGACAAAGGAGCAG GTTCAAGTAGATTTTGATGATACTACTAGCTGGGAATACCTCTTTAAGGTATATTGGATATAtttgaaagaaaaagaagctcTAACTTTAGATGAGCTGACTCGGGCTACTAATCCCTGGAAAGTTTCTGGACTTGAAAACAATAACTTTCAGCAGAAAAGAGCCGAGACATGTCCTAGTAATGTTTCTGAGCTAAGCAGTAGCAATGTACAATTGGAAACAAATAAtttaaaaagaagaaaaaccAGAAGACAGCAGCAGTTATTGAATCTGAATTCACAAAATGTTGACAACTCAGATGGGAACAAGGTAACAGGTTTGCATGCAGCAGCTGATTGGGCATCTAAAGAACTTTTGGATTTTGTTGCACATATGAAAAATGGTGAAACATCAGTCCTGTCTCAGTTTGATGTTCAGGCTCTTCTACTTGATTATATAAGGAAAAACAATCTCCGCGATCCTCGTCAGAAATGTCAAATTATCTGTGATAGAAGATTGGAGGATTTGTTTGGTAAAGAACGAGTTGGTCATTTCGAAATGCTTAAGCTGCTTGAATATCACTTCAAAGAAGAATCTCGTACCAATGGTGTTATTAGGGGTGCAGCTGTTGACCCTCTTGCTTCACAGCTGGAGAATGAGGGGATAAGTGATGATTTTCAGATTCCAAGTAGAGAAACTAGGCGGCAAAGCCGTAAAAAGGCTGAAGAAAAAGGCCGGCAAATCAAACTGGATAGTTATGCAGCAATTGACGTTCACAACATCAATTTAATTTATCTGAAGCGGAGTTTGTTGGAAAATCTCATGGTAGATGCAGAAAATTTTCATGATAAGGTTGTTGGTTCAGTTGTTCGAATTAGAATATCCAGCAATGATCAAAAGCAAGATATGCATCGGTTGGTCCGAATTATAG GTACTAGCAAAGAAACTGAACCATATAAAATTGGTGTTAAGACAGAGAGCTTCAtgcttaaaatattaaatctaaACAAGATAGAAGATGTGGCCATTGGTGCAATTTCAGACCAAGAGTTCTCTGAG GATGAATGCAGGCGTTTACGCCAAAGTATTAAGTTGGGGCTTGTTGAGAGGATGACTGTG GGGGAAATTCAGGAAAAAGCAGTTTCACTACAGACAATGAGGGTAAATGAT TGGCTTGAAACGGAGATAAGGAGGCTTAATCATCTTAGGGATCGAGCTAGTGAGATGGGGCACCGCAAGGA GCTTAGAGAATGTGTGGAGAAAATCGAGCTGCTGAAGGCACCCGAAGAACGTCTACGCAGGATTCAAGAAATTCCAGACGTCCATGCTGATCCAAGAATGGATCCTAGTTATGGGTCTGATGATGATTCTG ATGGGTCTATGACACcaaaatactccaattccaatgcAAGAGTGGAGTTGATTTCTCCTGTAAGATCAGGGGATATGTTGAAGGATGACAGGACGATCAAGCCGATAAAAATCTCTTTCGCTAATGGGGAGCGCAGGAGGAAAAACTCTGCTAAATTTCATGTCGGGAAAGTTGAAAGTACCACAAGACCCCTCGAGCCCTCTCACAATTCCGAAAAAGTTGATGCTGCATCTAAGATCCCGGAAGAAGATTTCAATAGTCGAGCAGATTTCGTTGTTGTTTCTGGTGATCGTGGTGTAACGAAACCTGGATTTGTTTCTGATTCAGTAACAACGGCTCTTTCCTCGCGGATGCTCCTCGTTTCTGATATGAATGAACTCGAGAAGATTTGGCATTATCGGGATCCTTCAGGAAAAGTTCAAGGACCATTCTGCATGTTGCAGCTGCGCAAGTGGTGTTCAAAGGATTTTTTCCCTACCGATTTAAGAGTGTGGAAGATTAACGAAAGTCTAGATCGGTCCATCCTTTTGACTGACGCGTTAAAAAAGCAGCAATCTAATGAGCCTGAGACTGAGCCCGATGTGGAGCAGCTTTCATGCTCTCAGTCTTATTGTGGGGTCGAATCTGATGATAGAAAAGTTAACCCTCTTGAAGAGTTTAGCAGTAACTCTGATGCACCTTTCGTGGCCTATAATCCAAACGAAGAAGGAAGCAACAAAAACTTGACTGACGTAAATGCTTCTTCAGACGCTTATGAAAATCAAGGTGGCATAGATCAACCTTCTGGGTTTGATATAAAAGCACGACTAATCGAGAGTTTGTTTGACACTGAAGAACCCAGTTCAACTGCTACTCCTACTGGTTCTTCTGAAACAATGCAAGTTCCTCTGACTTTTGAGTCCTCTCATCCTTCCACTTCAACATCAAAATCTGGTAATCCCGACTTGGAATGTCAGGTGGTAGTGAAAAGTCAACCTTCTAGTCCGAATGCTGGTCAACCAGATTCTGAAATTTGTTGGGGCACTTCTAATGGATTTGGGACTTCTGATCTTCCATGTGTAACACAAAAATCCAATCCACCGGACTTGAATGGCCTTAATTTGGAGATTCATGTCGCTTCAGATGTTTCTAGAGACTTTGATGCTACTTGTGGAACAGGTTCTAGTCCAACCAAGTCTTCTCATCTGCCAAATCTTACGCCAAAGGCGGAAAATAAGGATGTCAATGATCATCATGATACAATAAACAAAAATTTGGTTGTTTCAGGTGGCTATGAGCAGGATTCAGGTACAGATGCAGTTTCTGGCGGAATTTGTCTCTCTATGCTGCCAATTGCTGCTGTAAAAGTGGAGAAAAATGACGGCCTAAAACCGCAAACTATAGAAAATAGGCAATCCATCTCGTCAAATGTTCCTGGTCGAGATAAAGAAGCAATCTGGAGCAGTACTATTTCTGCTGAAACCGACCTCTCTTTACTGGCAAACAATCATTTAAACACAGAGTCCATGAAAGCACATGCTAttgaaaacaacaaacattatAATAACACTTCTAGTGTTCCTGAGCTAGTTTCTGGTACCAGTTGGAATCCGATTTCTGGTGGTATTGTGTTTTCTGATCCCCCAAAGTTAGAGAGCAACACTACTTCTACTACCTGGACTTCTTCTTCTATATCAGGTGGAATGAGATTTCCTGATCTTCCAACTACCTCACTGAAACTGGGAAATAAAAGTTCTGAAATCACGAATATCCGTGGACAAGATTCGTGTATTAATTGGAGCACTTCTTCTAGCCTAGTAGGCGAGGAAGTTCATCTACCCGATGATGTTGCGAATGAGTGGGGCCCATATTCCACAGTAGTACATGCTAAACCTGATGCTATTGCTACACCAGCATCTCAAAGTTGTCAGTTGCTTAATCTACATTGTGATATTTCAAGTTGGCAGCCGATCGAGCTTAGCACGTTAGGCGATGAATCGGTTTCTGATCTGTTGTCGGAGGTTGAGGCGATGGAGTCTTTAAGAGGTATGTCGTCCCCAACTTCTAGGATGAACTGTGGACCTGACTCGATTGACTCAGTAGATGATGATTGTTTTAGTCCTCTTGGTGGGTTGAGCCCGAATCTCGATCCgggaaagaataataatatGGGATTCCATATTCAGCAGCCTAGTATCaaccatcatcatcaacaaccacaTCATGGGGCTTTTACGGTTATGCGTGATCTCGAGAGAACATCGTCATGTATTCTAtctacaaccaccaccaccaccaccaccggaaGCGTTCAAGTAGAAGCCGCCGATAAGCAAActattgctttgatgcctttcCTGGATTTTGTTTCTAAAGGTCCCGTGTCTGCAGTGCTGCTACCACCAGTAGGAGCAGCAGTGTCCTCGTCGcattcaccaccaccaccaccaccagaaGCATCCTTACCACTACCGCTATTTCCACCACCATCACTATCATCCTTGCCACAAGTATCCTTACCATCACCTTCACCACCACCAGCATCCTTACCgctgccaccaccaccaccatccttACAGTTGCCtctaccaccaccaccgccaccgccaccaccacctccagcaTCCttaccatcaccaccaccaccgccaccaccatCCTTACCATCGCCACCACAATCCTTACCACCACCTCCAGCATCCttaccatcaccaccaccaccaccaccaccatccttACCATCACCACCACAATCCTTACCACCGCCACCACCATCCTTACcatcgccaccaccaccaccaccagaaGAAAAACCACCTTCACCACCTCAAAAACGACCTTCCGCCTTGAGCCTCAACAGCCCATCAAGCCCACGTGAGGAGGGAGAGGTAGACCCTGCTTCTCTTTCAGTTCACCATCCAAAACCACGTCATCATCGCCAACCTTCTCCAAAGACTCCTACCATAAAAGTAGCACCATCTGCAGACACTCGGAAACAGGGTTCCGAAAACACCAGAACAAATTGGGAACCACCCGGGCATCCGGGTGGTAAACTTTCCGGAAATACAGGTTCCATTTTAGGAACACCGAACATGCACTGGCATATTTCCGGGCCCGGAATACCTGCCGTGAACACACATTGGAGCACTTCAGTGGTTAGCCAGGGAACCAGAGGTTCGAGTCAGACTTCACCAAGATATAATAATcatagtggtggtggtgggagaCACTCTGGTTCAAAGGACAGGAGTAATAACCATCAACATGGTGGTGTAGATTCAGGGGTTAGTAAGAGTAGTAGGCCTAATTCATGGAGCAGACAGTCTTCttttggtggtggtggagggggaGGAGGAGGGCCGTCAAGGCCGCTGCCGCCGCCACCTCGAGGAGGGCCACGTGTTTGTAAATTTTATGAGAGTGGGTATTGTAAGAAGGGTGCATCCTGTAAGTATTTGCACCCTTAG